GAGCTCGAAGACATGGATCTGAAGCGCTACGGGGCCCTGGCCGGCCTGCAGCTGCAGCAGGAAATCGAGCAGCGAGCCTGTGCCCTGGCCGGCAACACCCAACTAGCCCCGGCCCAACGCCTGGGCGACTTCTTGAAAGGCAAAGTCTCACCCGAACTGCTGGAGACTTCCTACCAGCCCGGCCTGGTGTCGGTGAACATGGAGCAGGTGCTGGGCAAAGGCTTGGCGGCCCGGCTGCGGCAGGGCTTCGAGAACTTCGGCCGCAAGATTCCCGGCTACGCCACCAACGCGGCCCAGATTGTGGGCGTGGAAAGCCGCACCTCGGCCCCGGTGCGCATCCCCCGCGACCCGGCCACGCTGCAGCACCCCGAAACTACAGGGCTGTTTCCCTGCGGCGAAGGCGCCGGCTACGCGGGCGGCATTGTGTCGGCGGCCATGGACGGGGAGCGGTGCGCCGAAGCCGTAGCGGCGCTGGTTGCGCGTTTTTAGAGGTTGGTTTTTGGTTTTTTGCCGCGGGAATCCGTTTAAGACCTAGCGCCGCCCGTAGCGCTTGCCCTAGTTCAGCTTGACCAGCTTGAAACTGCGGCCAAAAACCAACCACGATAAACCAACACCCAAGATGAAAAAGACCCTTGTTCTCGGCGCCAGCGACAACCCGGCCCGCTATTCCTACCGCGCCGTACACCAGCTCCAACGCCACGGCCACGAGGTCGTACCCGTCGGCATCCGCAAAGGTCAGGTTGCCGGCCTCGACATTCACACCGACCGGCCCACTGGCGAGGATATTGACACCGTGACCCTGTACGTAGGCCCGCAAAACCAGCCCGCTTGGTACGATTACATCTTGGACCTAAAGCCCAAGCGCATCATCTTCAACCCCGGCACCGAAAACGAGGAGCTGGAGCGTATGGCCCAGGAGCGCGGCATCCGTACCGAAGAAGCCTGTACTTTGGTTATGCTCAGCATCGGCAACTACTAGTTCAGCAGCAAACTTCTGCCGACAATACACCCGGCCTGCTACAAGACAGTTCACGGCCGCCTCGTAGCAGGCCGGGTGCGTTGTCGGCAGTGGCTGGGTAATTGGACGTTATGCAACACGAATACTTGGAGTCAGGGCCGGGACGGAAGTATCTTTAGCTCCGCCAAGGCACGCACGGGTAACGGTTGCGCGTGTTGGCCTGCCGCTCAGCAGCTCCTGGGTGCCGCCACGGCCCGGGCGGCCAGTGCGGGCCAACGACACCTCATGCTACAACGAATTGCTGCCCCCAAGGCGGCCCACCCGAAGCGTCCGGTTACTGCTGCCGGCTGCTTGGCCCTGCTGCTCTTCCTGCTGGTACTGGCCGTTCCTGGTCGCGCCCAAGGCCCCACCTGGAAGGCGGCGCTGAATTTTCCGCAAGCCAGCCTCAACGGCACGGCCGTGATGCGGTCCACGGTCCCTAACTCCAGCGGCGACGTGCTGGTAGTAGGCACTTTCACCGGGCAGGTGGCTTTCGGCACCACGCTGCTTGTCAGCACGGGCAACACCGATATGTTCCTGGCCAAATACGCTGTGGCCACCAATACGTGGACGTGGGCCGTGGCCGGCGGCGGTACCGATGCTGACACCGGGCAGGGCTTGGCCGTAAACGGCACCAGCGTGTACGTCACCGGAAGTGTCACCGCCAGCGCCCTCAACACCCAGGCCGTGCGCTTTGGCACCCTGCAAGTAGCCGGCCGGGGCAGCAACGCCAGCACCGACGTATTCGTGGCCCGCTATACCGATGCGGGCGGCAGCGCCACCTGCACCTGGGCCCTGGCGGCCGGCGGCACCGGCCCCGACCAGGGCAATGCCCTGGCTGTAA
Above is a genomic segment from Hymenobacter cellulosivorans containing:
- a CDS encoding CoA-binding protein; protein product: MKKTLVLGASDNPARYSYRAVHQLQRHGHEVVPVGIRKGQVAGLDIHTDRPTGEDIDTVTLYVGPQNQPAWYDYILDLKPKRIIFNPGTENEELERMAQERGIRTEEACTLVMLSIGNY